The Petropleomorpha daqingensis genome includes a window with the following:
- a CDS encoding ABC transporter permease, with protein MATTQASTASATEVLPAEAGTPPTGGADREFTVKARSQRQQVIRHFLHNKVGMTGLIIFVIMMLFGFIGPFIHGVDYADQNKNAQSVPPGTKGYILGSDSIGRDLLAGLMQGVQRSMFIVLLFVVIALPLGVLIGALAGYFGNWVDNVLMRIVDLILTVPLLVVLLVVASNFSSARTPLGVGIILGLFGWLDLARIVRSQFLSLREKEYVEAAHALGASNKRIIFKHLIPNALGSLIVWTTLAAATAIILEASLTYLGFGVNGANQTSLGRLVSEGVQAASTRPWLFYFPGITLLIIVLSINLIGDGIRDAFDPSNRRVRA; from the coding sequence ATGGCCACCACCCAGGCCAGCACCGCTTCGGCCACCGAGGTCCTCCCTGCCGAGGCGGGCACCCCGCCCACCGGCGGCGCGGACCGTGAGTTCACCGTCAAGGCGCGCAGCCAGCGCCAGCAGGTCATCCGGCACTTCCTGCACAACAAGGTCGGCATGACCGGCCTCATCATCTTCGTGATCATGATGCTGTTCGGCTTCATCGGCCCGTTCATCCACGGGGTCGACTACGCCGACCAGAACAAGAACGCGCAGTCGGTGCCGCCAGGGACCAAGGGCTACATCCTGGGCAGCGACTCGATCGGGCGCGACCTGCTCGCCGGCCTCATGCAGGGCGTGCAGCGGTCGATGTTCATCGTCCTGCTCTTCGTCGTGATCGCGCTGCCGCTCGGCGTCCTCATCGGGGCGCTGGCCGGCTACTTCGGCAACTGGGTCGACAACGTGCTGATGCGCATCGTCGACCTGATCCTCACCGTGCCCCTGCTGGTCGTGCTGCTCGTCGTGGCCAGCAACTTCTCCAGCGCCCGCACCCCTCTGGGCGTCGGCATCATCCTGGGTCTGTTCGGCTGGCTGGACCTCGCCCGCATCGTGCGCAGCCAGTTCCTCTCGCTCCGCGAGAAGGAGTACGTCGAAGCCGCGCACGCCCTCGGCGCGTCCAACAAGCGGATCATCTTCAAGCACCTGATCCCGAACGCGCTGGGCTCCCTCATCGTGTGGACGACGCTGGCCGCGGCCACCGCGATCATCCTCGAGGCGTCGCTGACCTACCTCGGCTTCGGCGTCAACGGGGCCAACCAGACCTCGCTGGGCCGGTTGGTGTCCGAAGGCGTCCAGGCCGCGAGCACCCGGCCGTGGCTGTTCTACTTCCCGGGCATCACGCTGCTGATCATCGTGCTGTCGATCAACCTGATCGGCGACGGGATCCGTGACGCCTTCGACCCGAGCAACCGCCGCGTGCGGGCCTGA
- a CDS encoding ABC transporter ATP-binding protein, with the protein MTTQETSGSGTPAGATSIGTLAPERAHSLPGFDPTAPLLEVDDLQVSFPTQDGLVHAVRGVSYTLRSGEVLGIVGESGSGKSVTSLAVMGLLPGSAQIAGSVRYRGQELLGVSDPNMSRVRGKGVSMIFQDPMTSLDPVYRVGRQIEETLRVHDKRLSRRAAEARSVELLELVGIPNAANRVRSYPHEFSGGMRQRVVIAIAMANQPDVIIADEPTTALDVTVQAQILEVLDTALEETGAAMVLITHDLGVVAGVADRVLVMYAGKPVEIGSVEDIYYEPRMPYTLGLLGSLPRLDSTGRERLTPIIGSPPSLVNMPPGCPFAPRCPLHIAECDAAEPPLFDVGRGHSAACIRTEIVEKAHGDATEVFDDTSADTLLVDESRPLEEDVAAVDRDRGPSPEVEGETAPDHAAGETGSIIGPKGSNQ; encoded by the coding sequence TTGACCACCCAGGAGACCTCCGGTTCCGGCACGCCCGCGGGAGCCACGTCCATCGGCACGCTCGCACCCGAGCGCGCCCACAGCCTGCCCGGCTTCGACCCCACCGCCCCGCTGCTCGAGGTCGACGACCTCCAGGTCAGCTTCCCGACGCAGGACGGGCTGGTGCACGCCGTCCGCGGGGTCAGCTACACGCTGCGCTCCGGTGAGGTGCTCGGCATCGTCGGCGAGTCCGGTTCCGGCAAGTCGGTGACGTCGCTGGCCGTCATGGGCCTGCTGCCGGGATCGGCGCAGATCGCCGGCTCGGTGCGCTACCGCGGCCAGGAGCTGCTCGGCGTCTCCGACCCGAACATGTCGCGCGTGCGCGGCAAGGGCGTGTCGATGATCTTCCAGGACCCGATGACCTCGCTCGACCCGGTCTACCGCGTGGGCCGGCAGATCGAGGAGACGCTGCGGGTCCACGACAAGCGGCTGTCCCGCCGGGCCGCCGAGGCCCGGTCGGTCGAGCTGCTCGAGCTGGTCGGCATCCCCAACGCCGCCAACCGGGTCCGCTCCTACCCGCACGAGTTCTCCGGCGGCATGCGCCAGCGCGTCGTCATCGCGATCGCGATGGCCAACCAGCCGGACGTGATCATCGCCGACGAGCCGACGACGGCCCTGGACGTGACCGTGCAGGCGCAGATCCTCGAGGTGCTCGACACCGCGCTGGAGGAGACCGGCGCGGCGATGGTGCTGATCACCCACGACCTCGGGGTCGTCGCCGGTGTCGCCGACCGGGTGCTCGTGATGTACGCCGGCAAGCCGGTGGAGATCGGCAGCGTCGAGGACATCTACTACGAACCGCGGATGCCCTACACGCTGGGCCTGCTCGGTTCGCTGCCGCGGCTGGACAGCACCGGCCGCGAGCGGCTGACGCCGATCATCGGCTCCCCGCCGTCGCTGGTGAACATGCCGCCGGGCTGCCCGTTCGCCCCGCGCTGCCCGCTGCACATCGCCGAGTGCGACGCCGCCGAGCCGCCGCTGTTCGACGTGGGCCGCGGGCACTCCGCCGCCTGCATCCGCACCGAGATCGTCGAGAAGGCGCACGGCGACGCCACCGAGGTGTTCGACGACACCAGCGCCGACACGCTGCTGGTCGACGAGAGCCGCCCGCTGGAAGAGGACGTCGCCGCAGTCGACCGCGACAGGGGACCGTCGCCCGAGGTCGAGGGTGAGACCGCACCCGACCACGCGGCGGGGGAGACAGGCAGCATCATCGGCCCGAAGGGGAGCAACCAGTGA
- a CDS encoding ABC transporter ATP-binding protein: MTAPTTDRAEAPLGDGEPILSVRGLEKHFPIKGGGLIKRTVGAVRAVDGVDLDIHPGEVLGLVGESGCGKSTTGRAILNLQPATGGSVKFEGRELVGLNRTQMRPLRRDIQIVFQDPYASLNPRLPVFDIVAEPLIIHGLTKSNKELRERVRELVEQVGLNPEHTNRYPAEFSGGQRQRIGIARALALQPKLLILDEPVSALDVSIQAGVINLLEDLKNDLGLSYLFIAHDLSVVKHISDRVAVMYLGRIIEVAGRDELFDRPAHPYTQALLSAIPLPDPRRERERQRIIITGDVPSPANPPSGCKFRTRCQKFANVLSDSERQLCVEQEPALEDRGIGHLNRCHYAEALQVL; encoded by the coding sequence GTGACCGCGCCCACCACCGACCGCGCTGAAGCACCGCTGGGCGACGGCGAGCCGATCCTGTCCGTGCGCGGCCTGGAGAAGCACTTCCCGATCAAGGGCGGCGGCCTCATCAAGCGCACCGTCGGCGCCGTGCGCGCCGTGGACGGCGTCGACCTGGACATCCACCCGGGCGAGGTGCTCGGCCTGGTCGGCGAGTCCGGCTGCGGCAAGTCGACGACGGGGCGGGCGATCCTCAACCTGCAGCCGGCCACCGGCGGCTCGGTGAAGTTCGAGGGCCGCGAGCTCGTCGGGCTCAACCGCACCCAGATGCGACCCCTGCGCCGCGACATCCAGATCGTCTTCCAGGACCCCTACGCCTCGCTCAACCCGCGGCTGCCGGTCTTCGACATCGTCGCCGAGCCGCTGATCATCCATGGGCTCACCAAGAGCAACAAGGAGCTGCGGGAGCGGGTCCGGGAGCTGGTGGAGCAGGTCGGGCTCAACCCCGAGCACACCAACCGCTACCCGGCCGAGTTCTCCGGCGGCCAGCGGCAGCGGATCGGCATCGCCCGGGCGCTCGCCCTGCAGCCGAAGCTGCTCATCCTCGACGAGCCGGTGTCCGCGCTGGACGTGTCCATCCAGGCCGGCGTCATCAACCTGCTCGAGGACCTCAAGAACGACCTCGGCCTGTCCTACCTGTTCATCGCGCACGACCTGTCGGTGGTCAAGCACATCTCCGACCGGGTCGCGGTGATGTACCTGGGCCGGATCATCGAGGTGGCCGGTCGCGACGAGCTCTTCGACCGTCCGGCGCACCCGTACACGCAGGCCCTGCTCTCGGCGATCCCGCTGCCCGACCCGCGCCGCGAGCGCGAGCGCCAGCGGATCATCATCACCGGCGACGTCCCGAGCCCGGCGAACCCGCCGTCCGGCTGCAAGTTCCGCACCCGCTGCCAGAAGTTCGCCAACGTGCTCAGCGACAGCGAGCGGCAGCTGTGCGTCGAGCAGGAACCGGCGCTGGAGGACCGCGGCATCGGCCACCTCAACCGCTGCCACTACGCGGAGGCCCTCCAGGTCCTGTGA
- the mshB gene encoding N-acetyl-1-D-myo-inositol-2-amino-2-deoxy-alpha-D-glucopyranoside deacetylase — MRSLLLIHAHPDDEAINNGATMARYVAEGVQVTLLTCTLGEEGEVLVPELAQLAADQADQLGGYRISELTAAMAALGVTDHRWLGGAGRYRDSGMMGTPANENPRAFWNADVEEAAAHAVAVVRELRPQVLVTYDEKGGYGHPDHIQAHRVAMRAVGAAADPAFHPELGEPWQVAKVYWCAMPRSVVLRGIEAMAEVGEGSPFEGLGDIEEVPFVVPDEAIAAAVDARAYAGHKDAALRAYPTQITVDGPFFALSNNLGQEVLGTEYYRLVRGERGPDGGSPQGWEDDLFAGLPG; from the coding sequence GTGCGCTCGCTCCTGCTCATCCACGCCCATCCCGACGACGAGGCGATCAACAACGGGGCGACCATGGCCCGCTACGTCGCCGAGGGCGTCCAGGTCACGCTGCTGACCTGCACCCTGGGCGAGGAGGGCGAGGTGCTGGTCCCGGAGCTGGCGCAGCTGGCCGCCGACCAGGCCGACCAGCTCGGGGGCTACCGCATCTCCGAGCTCACCGCGGCCATGGCGGCGCTCGGGGTCACCGACCACCGCTGGCTCGGCGGGGCCGGGCGCTACCGCGACTCCGGGATGATGGGGACGCCGGCCAACGAGAACCCGCGCGCCTTCTGGAACGCCGACGTCGAGGAGGCCGCGGCGCACGCGGTCGCCGTCGTCCGGGAGCTGCGCCCGCAGGTGCTGGTGACCTACGACGAGAAGGGCGGCTACGGCCACCCCGACCACATCCAGGCGCACCGGGTCGCCATGCGCGCGGTCGGGGCCGCCGCAGACCCGGCGTTCCACCCGGAGCTGGGCGAGCCCTGGCAGGTCGCCAAGGTCTACTGGTGCGCCATGCCGCGGTCGGTGGTGCTGCGCGGCATCGAGGCGATGGCCGAGGTGGGGGAGGGCTCGCCGTTCGAGGGGCTCGGCGACATCGAGGAGGTGCCGTTCGTCGTCCCGGACGAGGCGATCGCCGCCGCCGTCGACGCCCGCGCCTACGCCGGCCACAAGGACGCCGCCCTGCGCGCCTACCCGACGCAGATCACCGTCGACGGGCCGTTCTTCGCGCTGTCCAACAACCTCGGCCAGGAGGTGCTCGGCACCGAGTACTACCGGCTGGTGCGGGGCGAGCGAGGCCCGGACGGCGGCTCCCCACAGGGCTGGGAGGACGACCTGTTCGCCGGCCTGCCCGGATGA